A portion of the Anabas testudineus chromosome 22, fAnaTes1.2, whole genome shotgun sequence genome contains these proteins:
- the pax9 gene encoding paired box protein Pax-9 isoform X1 produces the protein MASPLCGIFKHYWRAEPISGREELEVRPPDFNRLKCKPVSSAVRKQIENFVPLVPYRTRTFSWTRFWTVDTLDAEQDPRRRHKPDTVFFICGFNTMGEFSVGSFFAYQGCNERFNVLRQEPAFGEVNQLGGVFVNGRPLPNAIRLRIVELAQLGIRPCDISRQLRVSHGCVSKILARYNETGSILPGAIGGSKPRVTTPTVVKHIRTYKQRDPGIFAWEIRDRLLADGVCDKFNLPSVSSISRILRNKIGNLSQQSQYESGKQAPHPPPQATIPYNHLYSYPTSKVPTPPGMPTLPGHMAMHRIWPSSHSVTDILGIRSITEQQISDSPSFSSAKLEEWSAINRTSFPPASSPLVNGVDKPHLEPEAKYTQTPNGLPTVNSYVTAPSIPPYHPPTQVSPYMGYSATTSAYVTGPTWQPASGSALSPHSCDIATPLAFKSMTANRDAIHPITASVL, from the exons ATGGCATCGCCCCTCTGCGGAATCTTTAAGCACTATTGGAGAGCGGAGCCAATCAGCGGCAGAGAAGAGTTGGAAGTCCGGCCTCCTGATTTCAACAGATTGAAATGTAAGCCTGTCTCCAGCGCAGTCAGGAAACAGATCGAGAATTTTGTCCCTCTTGTTCCTTATCGCACAAGAACATTTTCTTGGACGCGGTTTTGGACAGTGGACACGCTGGACGCGGAGCAGGATCCACGCAGGAGGCACAAACCGGACACCGTATTCTTCATTTGCGGGTTTAACACGATGGGTGAGTTCAGTGTTGGATCGTTTTTTGCTTATCAGGGATGCAACGAGCGGTTCAACGTCCTACGGCAAG AGCCAGCATTCGGCGAAGTCAATCAGCTCGGCGGTGTTTTCGTGAACGGCAGGCCGCTCCCAAACGCCATCCGGCTCAGGATAGTGGAGCTGGCCCAGCTCGGGATTCGACCTTGTGACATTAGCCGGCAGCTGCGCGTCTCCCACGGCTGTGTCAGTAAGATCCTGGCCCGCTACAACGAGACCGGTTCCATCCTCCCGGGGGCCATCGGAGGCAGCAAGCCGAGGGTCACTACGCCCACTGTGGTCAAGCACATACGGACATACAAGCAGAGAGACCCGGGGATTTTTGCCTGGGAGATCCGGGACAGGCTACTCGCCGACGGGGTTTGCGATAAGTTCAACCTTCCCTCCGTCAGCTCCATCAGTCGGATCCTGCGCAACAAGATCGGGAATCTGTCCCAGCAGAGCCAGTATGAGTCGGGCAAGCAGGCGCCTCACCCACCACCACAAGCAACGATACCATACAACCACTTATACTCATACCCGACATCCAAAGTGCCCACTCCCCCTGGCATGCCCACCCTTCCCGGACACATGGCCATGCACAGGATATGGCCTTCGTCGCACTCTGTTACAGATATTCTGGGGATACGGTCTATTACAGAGCAACAAA TTAGTGACAGTCCATCCTTTTCCAGCGCCAAACTAGAAGAATGGAGCGCTATAAACAGGACTAGTTTCCCTCCAGCAAGCTCTCCACTAGTCAATGGCGTGGATAAACCGCATTTAGAACCTGAAGCAAAATACAcacag ACGCCGAATGGTTTGCCCACAGTGAACAGCTATGTCACAGCACCCAGCATCCCTCCTTACCACCCTCCCACCCAAGTGTCACCCTACATGGGGTACAGCGCCACCACGTCGGCCTATGTGACCGGTCCCACGTGGCAGCCGGCCAGTGGCAGTGCTCTATCTCCCCACAGCTGTGATATCGCAACCCCTCTGGCCTTCAAGAGCATGACAGCCAACCGTGACGCCATCCACCCGATCACTGCCTCGGTGCTGTGA
- the pax9 gene encoding paired box protein Pax-9 isoform X3: MASPLCGIFKHYWRAEPISGREELEVRPPDFNRLKCKPVSSAVRKQIENFVPLVPYRTRTFSWTRFWTVDTLDAEQDPRRRHKPDTVFFICGFNTMGEFSVGSFFAYQGCNERFNVLRQEPAFGEVNQLGGVFVNGRPLPNAIRLRIVELAQLGIRPCDISRQLRVSHGCVSKILARYNETGSILPGAIGGSKPRVTTPTVVKHIRTYKQRDPGIFAWEIRDRLLADGVCDKFNLPSVSSISRILRNKIGNLSQQSQYESGKQAPHPPPQATIPYNHLYSYPTSKVPTPPGMPTLPGHMAMHRIWPSSHSVTDILGIRSITEQQNAEWFAHSEQLCHSTQHPSLPPSHPSVTLHGVQRHHVGLCDRSHVAAGQWQCSISPQL; the protein is encoded by the exons ATGGCATCGCCCCTCTGCGGAATCTTTAAGCACTATTGGAGAGCGGAGCCAATCAGCGGCAGAGAAGAGTTGGAAGTCCGGCCTCCTGATTTCAACAGATTGAAATGTAAGCCTGTCTCCAGCGCAGTCAGGAAACAGATCGAGAATTTTGTCCCTCTTGTTCCTTATCGCACAAGAACATTTTCTTGGACGCGGTTTTGGACAGTGGACACGCTGGACGCGGAGCAGGATCCACGCAGGAGGCACAAACCGGACACCGTATTCTTCATTTGCGGGTTTAACACGATGGGTGAGTTCAGTGTTGGATCGTTTTTTGCTTATCAGGGATGCAACGAGCGGTTCAACGTCCTACGGCAAG AGCCAGCATTCGGCGAAGTCAATCAGCTCGGCGGTGTTTTCGTGAACGGCAGGCCGCTCCCAAACGCCATCCGGCTCAGGATAGTGGAGCTGGCCCAGCTCGGGATTCGACCTTGTGACATTAGCCGGCAGCTGCGCGTCTCCCACGGCTGTGTCAGTAAGATCCTGGCCCGCTACAACGAGACCGGTTCCATCCTCCCGGGGGCCATCGGAGGCAGCAAGCCGAGGGTCACTACGCCCACTGTGGTCAAGCACATACGGACATACAAGCAGAGAGACCCGGGGATTTTTGCCTGGGAGATCCGGGACAGGCTACTCGCCGACGGGGTTTGCGATAAGTTCAACCTTCCCTCCGTCAGCTCCATCAGTCGGATCCTGCGCAACAAGATCGGGAATCTGTCCCAGCAGAGCCAGTATGAGTCGGGCAAGCAGGCGCCTCACCCACCACCACAAGCAACGATACCATACAACCACTTATACTCATACCCGACATCCAAAGTGCCCACTCCCCCTGGCATGCCCACCCTTCCCGGACACATGGCCATGCACAGGATATGGCCTTCGTCGCACTCTGTTACAGATATTCTGGGGATACGGTCTATTACAGAGCAACAAA ACGCCGAATGGTTTGCCCACAGTGAACAGCTATGTCACAGCACCCAGCATCCCTCCTTACCACCCTCCCACCCAAGTGTCACCCTACATGGGGTACAGCGCCACCACGTCGGCCTATGTGACCGGTCCCACGTGGCAGCCGGCCAGTGGCAGTGCTCTATCTCCCCACAGCTGTGA
- the pax9 gene encoding paired box protein Pax-9 isoform X2 yields the protein MASPLCGIFKHYWRAEPISGREELEVRPPDFNRLKCKPVSSAVRKQIENFVPLVPYRTRTFSWTRFWTVDTLDAEQDPRRRHKPDTVFFICGFNTMEPAFGEVNQLGGVFVNGRPLPNAIRLRIVELAQLGIRPCDISRQLRVSHGCVSKILARYNETGSILPGAIGGSKPRVTTPTVVKHIRTYKQRDPGIFAWEIRDRLLADGVCDKFNLPSVSSISRILRNKIGNLSQQSQYESGKQAPHPPPQATIPYNHLYSYPTSKVPTPPGMPTLPGHMAMHRIWPSSHSVTDILGIRSITEQQISDSPSFSSAKLEEWSAINRTSFPPASSPLVNGVDKPHLEPEAKYTQTPNGLPTVNSYVTAPSIPPYHPPTQVSPYMGYSATTSAYVTGPTWQPASGSALSPHSCDIATPLAFKSMTANRDAIHPITASVL from the exons ATGGCATCGCCCCTCTGCGGAATCTTTAAGCACTATTGGAGAGCGGAGCCAATCAGCGGCAGAGAAGAGTTGGAAGTCCGGCCTCCTGATTTCAACAGATTGAAATGTAAGCCTGTCTCCAGCGCAGTCAGGAAACAGATCGAGAATTTTGTCCCTCTTGTTCCTTATCGCACAAGAACATTTTCTTGGACGCGGTTTTGGACAGTGGACACGCTGGACGCGGAGCAGGATCCACGCAGGAGGCACAAACCGGACACCGTATTCTTCATTTGCGGGTTTAACACGATGG AGCCAGCATTCGGCGAAGTCAATCAGCTCGGCGGTGTTTTCGTGAACGGCAGGCCGCTCCCAAACGCCATCCGGCTCAGGATAGTGGAGCTGGCCCAGCTCGGGATTCGACCTTGTGACATTAGCCGGCAGCTGCGCGTCTCCCACGGCTGTGTCAGTAAGATCCTGGCCCGCTACAACGAGACCGGTTCCATCCTCCCGGGGGCCATCGGAGGCAGCAAGCCGAGGGTCACTACGCCCACTGTGGTCAAGCACATACGGACATACAAGCAGAGAGACCCGGGGATTTTTGCCTGGGAGATCCGGGACAGGCTACTCGCCGACGGGGTTTGCGATAAGTTCAACCTTCCCTCCGTCAGCTCCATCAGTCGGATCCTGCGCAACAAGATCGGGAATCTGTCCCAGCAGAGCCAGTATGAGTCGGGCAAGCAGGCGCCTCACCCACCACCACAAGCAACGATACCATACAACCACTTATACTCATACCCGACATCCAAAGTGCCCACTCCCCCTGGCATGCCCACCCTTCCCGGACACATGGCCATGCACAGGATATGGCCTTCGTCGCACTCTGTTACAGATATTCTGGGGATACGGTCTATTACAGAGCAACAAA TTAGTGACAGTCCATCCTTTTCCAGCGCCAAACTAGAAGAATGGAGCGCTATAAACAGGACTAGTTTCCCTCCAGCAAGCTCTCCACTAGTCAATGGCGTGGATAAACCGCATTTAGAACCTGAAGCAAAATACAcacag ACGCCGAATGGTTTGCCCACAGTGAACAGCTATGTCACAGCACCCAGCATCCCTCCTTACCACCCTCCCACCCAAGTGTCACCCTACATGGGGTACAGCGCCACCACGTCGGCCTATGTGACCGGTCCCACGTGGCAGCCGGCCAGTGGCAGTGCTCTATCTCCCCACAGCTGTGATATCGCAACCCCTCTGGCCTTCAAGAGCATGACAGCCAACCGTGACGCCATCCACCCGATCACTGCCTCGGTGCTGTGA